One stretch of Mus pahari chromosome 5, PAHARI_EIJ_v1.1, whole genome shotgun sequence DNA includes these proteins:
- the Tor1aip2 gene encoding torsin-1A-interacting protein 2: MFSDNSHCPDCGQQWFPSLELGHWLYQTELVENECYQVFLDRINRADYCPECYPDNPANRSLVLPWSFPLEWAPQNLTRWTFEKACHPFLLGPPLVRKKIHDSRVAGFNPALQLILSRTDKTLNKKLGQSK; the protein is encoded by the coding sequence ATGTTCTCCGATAATTCTCACTGCCCTGATTGTGGGCAGCAGTGGTTCCCTAGTTTAGAACTAGGGCACTGGTTGTACCAAACTGAACTTGTTGAAAATGAGTGTTACCAAGTGTTCTTAGACCGTATTAACAGGGCTGATTACTGCCCTGAATGTTACCCTGACAATCCTGCTAATAGAAGCCTTGTTCTGCCTTGGTCTTTCCCACTTGAGTGGGCACCTCAAAATCTTACCAGGTGGACCTTTGAAAAAGCTTGCCATCCATTTCTTCTGGGTCCTCCACTGGTTAGAAAAAAGATACATGACTCCAGGGTAGCTGGTTTTAATCCTGCGCTACAATTAATTTTGTCCAGAACAGACAAAACCTTAAACAAGAAACTCGGCCAAAGCAAATGA